The Xanthomonas indica genome has a segment encoding these proteins:
- the secE gene encoding preprotein translocase subunit SecE, producing the protein MNSKIEHSKGPAASSGGDIVKYVIAALLVVAGLFVWFWFGESSRAAQLGSWSGPLRALAVIAGLVAGAAVFLLTAKGREGREFLSESRFELRKVVWPTRQEAIRTTWVVIVVVIILSLLLGGFDFLIQKLMQWFVSR; encoded by the coding sequence ATGAATAGCAAGATCGAGCATTCCAAAGGCCCCGCCGCATCCTCCGGCGGCGATATCGTCAAGTACGTCATCGCTGCGCTGCTGGTGGTCGCCGGCCTGTTTGTCTGGTTCTGGTTCGGCGAGTCGAGCCGTGCTGCACAGCTGGGGAGCTGGTCCGGTCCGCTGCGCGCACTGGCGGTGATCGCGGGTCTGGTTGCCGGTGCCGCGGTGTTCCTGCTGACCGCCAAGGGCCGCGAAGGCCGCGAGTTCCTGTCCGAGTCCCGTTTCGAACTGCGCAAGGTGGTGTGGCCGACCCGTCAGGAAGCCATCCGCACCACCTGGGTGGTGATCGTGGTGGTGATCATTCTGAGTCTGTTGCTGGGCGGGTTCGATTTCCTGATCCAGAAGCTGATGCAGTGGTTCGTGAGCCGTTGA
- the nusG gene encoding transcription termination/antitermination protein NusG, with product MKRWYVVHAYSGFEKSVAQALRDRIARDEMQERFGDVLVPTEEVIEMRSGQKRRSERKFFPGYVLVQIETHDEGGIPRIDNESWHLVKETPKVMGFIGGTADRPLPIRDEEADAILQRVQDGVEKPRPKVLFEPGQMVRVTDGPFNDFNGVVEEVNYEKSRLRVAVLIFGRSTPVELEFGQVEKA from the coding sequence GTGAAGCGTTGGTATGTCGTTCACGCCTATTCAGGCTTCGAGAAGTCCGTGGCGCAAGCGCTGCGCGACCGTATTGCGCGTGACGAGATGCAGGAGCGCTTCGGCGACGTGCTGGTGCCCACCGAGGAAGTGATCGAGATGCGCTCCGGCCAGAAGCGCCGTTCCGAGCGCAAGTTCTTCCCGGGCTACGTGCTGGTGCAGATCGAAACCCACGATGAAGGCGGCATTCCGCGCATCGACAACGAAAGCTGGCACTTGGTCAAGGAAACACCGAAGGTGATGGGCTTCATCGGCGGCACCGCCGATCGTCCGCTGCCGATCCGCGACGAAGAGGCCGATGCGATCCTGCAGCGCGTTCAGGATGGCGTGGAGAAGCCGCGTCCCAAGGTGCTGTTCGAGCCGGGCCAGATGGTCCGCGTCACCGACGGCCCGTTCAACGACTTCAACGGCGTGGTCGAGGAAGTCAACTACGAGAAGAGCCGCCTGCGCGTGGCGGTGCTGATCTTCGGCCGCTCCACCCCGGTGGAACTGGAATTCGGCCAGGTCGAGAAGGCCTGA
- the rplK gene encoding 50S ribosomal protein L11, producing MAKKVVGYIKLQVKAGQANPSPPVGPALGQRGLNIMEFCKAFNAATQKLEPGLPTPVIITAYSDRTFTFVTKSTPASVLLKKAAGVSSGSKRPNTEKVGKVTRKQLEEIAKAKEADLTAAELEAAVRTIAGSARSMGLTVEG from the coding sequence ATGGCAAAGAAAGTCGTCGGTTACATCAAGCTGCAGGTGAAGGCCGGTCAGGCCAACCCCTCGCCGCCGGTCGGTCCTGCGCTGGGTCAGCGCGGTCTGAACATCATGGAATTCTGCAAGGCGTTCAATGCCGCCACGCAGAAGCTGGAGCCGGGTCTGCCGACTCCGGTCATCATCACGGCCTACTCGGACCGTACCTTCACCTTCGTCACCAAGAGCACCCCGGCCAGCGTGCTGCTGAAGAAGGCCGCGGGCGTGAGCTCCGGCTCCAAGCGCCCGAACACCGAGAAGGTGGGCAAGGTGACCCGCAAGCAGCTCGAAGAGATCGCCAAGGCGAAGGAAGCCGACCTGACGGCGGCGGAGCTGGAAGCGGCGGTACGCACGATTGCGGGTTCCGCCCGCAGCATGGGCCTGACGGTGGAGGGTTAA
- the rplA gene encoding 50S ribosomal protein L1 — MAQTKRQKAIRAAVQPGKAYSIDEALKIVKTTSKAKFVEAVDVAVRLGVDAKKSDQQVRGSTVLPAGTGKSVRVAVFAPAGAKADEALAAGADAVGMDDLAEKMQGGDLNYDVVIATPDAMRVVGKLGTLLGPRGLMPNPKVGTVSANPAEAVKNAKSGQVRYRTDKAGIIHCTIGKASFEDDALKSNLQALLLDLVKAKPATSKGTYLQKISVSSTMGPGVTIDQASLSLK; from the coding sequence ATGGCACAGACCAAGCGACAGAAAGCGATCCGTGCTGCCGTGCAGCCGGGCAAGGCGTATTCGATCGACGAAGCGCTGAAGATCGTCAAGACCACCAGCAAGGCCAAGTTCGTCGAAGCCGTCGACGTGGCCGTGCGCCTGGGCGTGGACGCCAAGAAGTCCGACCAGCAGGTGCGCGGTTCCACCGTGCTGCCGGCCGGTACCGGCAAGAGCGTGCGCGTGGCGGTGTTCGCCCCCGCCGGCGCCAAGGCTGACGAAGCGCTGGCCGCCGGTGCCGACGCCGTCGGCATGGACGACCTGGCCGAGAAGATGCAGGGCGGCGACCTGAACTACGACGTGGTCATCGCCACCCCGGACGCGATGCGCGTCGTCGGTAAGCTGGGCACCCTGCTGGGCCCGCGCGGCCTGATGCCGAACCCCAAGGTCGGCACCGTGTCCGCCAACCCGGCCGAAGCGGTCAAGAACGCCAAGTCGGGTCAGGTGCGCTACCGCACCGACAAGGCCGGCATCATCCACTGCACCATCGGCAAGGCCAGCTTCGAAGACGATGCGCTGAAGAGCAACCTGCAGGCGCTGCTGCTGGACCTGGTCAAGGCCAAGCCGGCGACCTCGAAGGGCACCTACCTGCAGAAGATCTCGGTGAGCTCGACCATGGGTCCGGGCGTCACCATCGATCAGGCGTCGCTGTCCCTGAAGTAA
- the rplJ gene encoding 50S ribosomal protein L10 produces MALNLSQKQEVVAELADVAAKAHSLVAAEYAGITVSQMTAMRKKARETGVYLRVVKNTLAARAVAGTEYECVQDALVGPLLYAFSTEEPGAAGRLIKEFAKGNDKLQAKVVSLGGQLYPAAHLEVLASLPTREQALAMLARVLAEPASMFARAVKAVGDKQGGGDAAPADAEAEAPAETA; encoded by the coding sequence ATGGCTCTCAATCTGTCCCAGAAGCAAGAAGTCGTCGCCGAACTGGCCGACGTCGCCGCGAAGGCCCACTCCTTGGTTGCTGCCGAGTACGCCGGCATCACGGTCTCGCAAATGACCGCGATGCGCAAGAAGGCGCGCGAAACCGGTGTGTACTTGCGTGTTGTCAAGAACACCCTGGCCGCGCGTGCCGTTGCCGGTACCGAATACGAGTGCGTCCAGGACGCGCTGGTCGGTCCGCTGCTGTATGCGTTCTCGACGGAAGAACCCGGCGCTGCCGGTCGTCTGATCAAGGAATTCGCCAAGGGTAACGACAAGCTGCAGGCCAAGGTCGTGTCGCTGGGTGGTCAGCTGTATCCGGCCGCTCATCTCGAGGTGTTGGCGTCGCTGCCGACCCGCGAGCAGGCGCTGGCCATGCTGGCCCGCGTGCTGGCCGAGCCGGCGAGCATGTTCGCCCGTGCGGTCAAGGCCGTGGGCGACAAGCAGGGTGGCGGCGACGCCGCTCCCGCCGACGCCGAAGCGGAAGCCCCGGCCGAAACGGCTTAA
- the rplL gene encoding 50S ribosomal protein L7/L12, whose product MSLSNEQIVDAIAEKTLMEVMELVKAIEDKFGVSAAAPVAAAGPAVAAAPVEEQTEFNVILVDAGAKKVDVIKAVRAITGLGLKEAKDLTEAGGVLKEAVSKEDADKFKKDLEAAGAKVEVK is encoded by the coding sequence ATGTCCCTGTCTAACGAGCAGATCGTCGACGCAATCGCCGAAAAGACCCTCATGGAAGTGATGGAGCTGGTCAAGGCCATCGAAGACAAGTTCGGCGTTTCCGCCGCCGCCCCGGTCGCCGCTGCCGGTCCGGCCGTGGCCGCCGCCCCGGTCGAAGAGCAGACCGAGTTCAACGTCATCCTGGTCGACGCCGGCGCCAAGAAGGTCGACGTCATCAAGGCTGTCCGCGCCATCACCGGCCTGGGCCTGAAGGAAGCCAAGGACCTCACCGAGGCCGGCGGCGTGCTGAAGGAAGCCGTGTCGAAGGAAGACGCCGACAAGTTCAAGAAGGACCTGGAAGCCGCTGGCGCGAAGGTCGAAGTCAAGTAA
- the rpoB gene encoding DNA-directed RNA polymerase subunit beta, which translates to MTSYSFTEKKRIRKDFGKQRSILEVPFLLAIQVDSYREFLQENTDPNKRSDHGLHAALKSVFPISSYSGNAALEYVGYKLGEPVFDERECRQRGMSYGAPLRVTVRLVIYDRESSTKAIKYVKEQEVYLGEIPLMTDNGTFIVNGTERVIVSQLHRSPGVFFDHDRGKTHSSGKLLYSARIIPYRGSWLDFEFDPKDALFTRIDRRRKLPVSILLRALGYSNEEMLSEFFEINTFHIDPKEGVQLELVPERLRGETLNFDLADGDKVIVEAGKRITARHVKQLEASGIAALAVPDEYLVGRILSHDVVDASTGELLASANDEISEDQLTAFRKAGVDAVGTLWVNDLDRGPYLSNTLRIDPTKTQLEALVEIYRMMRPGEPPTKDAAQNLFHNLFFTFERYDLSTVGRMKFNRRVGRKEVTGESVLYDKKYFGERNDEESKRLVAEHGDSSDILDVIKVLTEIRNGRGVVDDIDHLGNRRVRSVGEMAENVFRVGLVRVERAVKERLSMAESEGLTPQELINAKPVAAAIKEFFGSSQLSQFMDQNNPLSEVTHKRRVSALGPGGLTRERAGFEVRDVHPTHYGRVCTIETPEGPNIGLINSLAVYARTNQYGFLETPYRKVVDGQITDEVEYLSAIEENEYVIAQANALHDAKSRLTEQFVPCRYQGESLLKPPAEVHFMDVSPMQTVSIAAALVPFLEHDDANRALMGANMQRQAVPTLRAQKPLVGTGIERAVARDSGVTVNARRGGVIEQIDAGRIVVKVNEAEIGGGTDAGVDIYNLIKYTRSNQNTCINQRPLVNVGDVIARGDVLADGPSTDIGELALGQNMLIAFMPWNGYNFEDSILLSERVVEEDRYTTIHIEELTCVARDTKLGPEEISADIPNVSEQALNRLDESGVVYIGAEVRAGDIMVGKVTPKGESQLTPEEKLLRAIFGEKASDVKDSSLRVPPGMDGTVIDVQVFTRDGIEKDKRARQIEENEIKRVKKDFDDQFRILESAIYARLRGQLIGKVANGGPNLKKGDTISDAYLDGLKKSDWFALRMKDEDASEAIERAQKQIQAHEKEFERRFADKRGKITAGDDLAPGVLKMVKVFLAVKRRIQPGDKMAGRHGNKGVVSMIQPIEDMPYMANGETVDIVLNPLGVPSRMNIGQVLEVHLGWAAKGLGRKIQNMLEAQAKVADLRKFLAQIYNHDQKLGEDRVDLDQFSDAELLALSKNLTDGVPMATPVFDGATEAEIKHMLELADLPISGQTQLYDGRTGEAFDRHTTVGYMHMLKLNHLVDDKMHARSTGPYSLVTQQPLGGKAQFGGQRFGEMEVWALEAYGAAYTLQEMLTVKSDDVQGRNQMYKNIVDGEHEMVAGMPESFNVLVKEIRSLAINMELED; encoded by the coding sequence ATGACGTCTTATTCGTTCACCGAAAAGAAGCGTATCCGCAAGGACTTCGGCAAGCAGCGCTCGATCCTCGAAGTGCCGTTCCTGCTTGCCATCCAGGTGGATTCCTACCGCGAGTTCCTGCAGGAGAACACCGACCCGAACAAGCGTTCGGACCACGGCCTGCACGCGGCCCTGAAATCGGTGTTCCCGATCTCCAGCTACAGCGGCAACGCGGCGCTGGAGTACGTCGGCTACAAGCTCGGCGAACCGGTGTTCGACGAGCGTGAATGCCGCCAGCGCGGCATGAGCTACGGCGCGCCGCTGCGCGTGACCGTGCGCCTGGTGATCTACGACCGCGAGTCCTCGACCAAGGCGATCAAGTACGTCAAGGAGCAGGAGGTCTACCTCGGCGAAATCCCGCTGATGACCGACAACGGCACCTTCATCGTCAACGGCACCGAACGCGTCATCGTCTCGCAGCTGCACCGCTCGCCGGGCGTGTTCTTCGACCACGACCGCGGCAAGACCCACAGCTCGGGCAAGCTGCTGTACAGCGCCCGCATCATTCCGTACCGCGGCTCCTGGCTGGACTTCGAGTTCGACCCGAAGGACGCGCTGTTCACCCGTATCGACCGCCGCCGCAAGCTGCCGGTGTCGATCCTGCTGCGCGCGCTCGGCTACTCGAACGAGGAGATGCTCTCAGAGTTCTTCGAGATCAACACCTTCCACATCGACCCGAAGGAAGGCGTGCAGCTGGAGCTGGTGCCCGAGCGCCTGCGCGGCGAAACCCTGAACTTCGACCTGGCCGACGGCGACAAGGTCATCGTCGAAGCCGGCAAGCGCATCACCGCGCGCCACGTCAAGCAGCTCGAGGCCTCCGGCATCGCCGCGCTGGCCGTGCCCGACGAGTACCTGGTCGGCCGCATCCTGTCGCACGACGTGGTCGATGCCTCGACCGGCGAACTGCTGGCCAGCGCCAACGACGAGATCAGCGAAGATCAGCTGACCGCGTTCCGCAAGGCCGGCGTCGACGCCGTGGGCACGCTGTGGGTCAACGACCTGGATCGCGGTCCGTACCTGTCCAACACCCTGCGCATCGATCCGACCAAGACCCAGCTCGAGGCGCTGGTCGAGATCTACCGCATGATGCGTCCGGGCGAGCCGCCGACCAAGGACGCCGCGCAGAACCTGTTCCACAACCTGTTCTTCACCTTCGAGCGCTACGACCTGTCCACGGTCGGCCGCATGAAGTTCAACCGTCGTGTCGGCCGCAAGGAAGTCACCGGCGAGTCGGTGCTGTACGACAAGAAGTACTTCGGCGAGCGCAACGACGAGGAGTCCAAGCGCCTGGTCGCCGAGCACGGCGACAGCTCCGACATCCTGGACGTGATCAAGGTCCTGACCGAGATCCGCAACGGCCGCGGCGTGGTCGACGACATCGACCACCTGGGTAACCGTCGCGTGCGCTCGGTCGGCGAAATGGCCGAGAACGTGTTCCGCGTGGGCCTGGTCCGCGTCGAGCGCGCGGTCAAGGAGCGCCTGTCGATGGCCGAGTCCGAAGGCCTGACCCCGCAGGAACTGATCAACGCCAAGCCGGTGGCCGCCGCGATCAAGGAGTTCTTCGGCTCCTCGCAGCTGTCGCAGTTCATGGACCAGAACAACCCGCTGTCGGAAGTGACGCACAAGCGTCGCGTCTCCGCGCTGGGCCCGGGCGGCCTGACCCGCGAGCGCGCCGGCTTCGAAGTGCGCGACGTGCATCCGACCCACTACGGCCGCGTCTGCACCATCGAAACCCCGGAAGGCCCGAACATCGGCCTGATCAACTCGCTGGCGGTGTATGCCCGCACCAACCAGTACGGCTTCCTGGAGACGCCGTACCGTAAGGTCGTGGACGGCCAGATCACCGACGAGGTCGAGTACCTGTCGGCGATCGAAGAGAACGAGTACGTCATCGCCCAGGCCAACGCGCTGCACGATGCCAAGAGCCGCCTGACCGAGCAGTTCGTGCCGTGCCGCTACCAGGGCGAGTCGCTGCTGAAGCCGCCGGCGGAAGTGCACTTCATGGACGTGTCGCCGATGCAGACCGTGTCGATCGCGGCCGCACTGGTGCCGTTCCTGGAGCACGACGACGCCAACCGCGCGCTGATGGGCGCGAACATGCAGCGCCAGGCCGTGCCGACGCTGCGTGCGCAGAAGCCGCTGGTCGGTACCGGCATCGAGCGCGCCGTGGCGCGCGACTCGGGCGTGACCGTGAACGCCCGCCGTGGCGGCGTGATCGAGCAGATCGACGCCGGCCGCATCGTGGTCAAGGTCAACGAGGCCGAGATCGGCGGCGGCACCGACGCCGGCGTCGACATCTACAACCTGATCAAGTACACCCGCTCCAACCAGAACACCTGCATCAACCAGCGTCCGCTGGTGAACGTGGGCGACGTGATCGCGCGCGGCGACGTGCTGGCCGACGGTCCCTCGACCGACATCGGCGAGCTGGCCCTGGGCCAGAACATGCTGATCGCGTTCATGCCGTGGAACGGCTACAACTTCGAAGACTCCATCCTGCTCTCCGAGCGCGTGGTGGAAGAGGATCGCTACACCACGATCCACATCGAAGAGCTGACCTGCGTGGCGCGCGACACCAAGCTGGGGCCGGAGGAAATCTCCGCCGACATCCCCAACGTGTCCGAGCAGGCGCTGAACCGTCTGGACGAGAGCGGCGTGGTGTACATCGGTGCGGAAGTGCGCGCCGGCGACATCATGGTCGGCAAGGTCACGCCGAAGGGCGAGAGCCAGCTGACCCCGGAAGAGAAGCTGCTGCGCGCGATCTTCGGCGAGAAGGCCTCCGACGTGAAGGACAGCTCGCTGCGCGTGCCGCCGGGCATGGACGGCACCGTCATCGACGTGCAGGTGTTCACCCGCGACGGCATCGAGAAGGACAAGCGCGCCCGCCAGATCGAGGAAAACGAGATCAAGCGGGTCAAGAAGGACTTCGACGACCAGTTCCGCATCCTGGAAAGCGCGATCTATGCGCGTCTGCGTGGCCAGCTGATCGGCAAGGTCGCCAACGGCGGTCCGAACCTGAAGAAGGGCGACACCATCAGCGACGCCTACCTGGACGGCCTGAAGAAGTCCGACTGGTTCGCGCTGCGCATGAAGGACGAGGACGCCTCCGAGGCGATCGAACGCGCGCAGAAGCAGATCCAGGCGCACGAGAAGGAGTTCGAGCGTCGCTTCGCCGACAAGCGCGGCAAGATCACCGCCGGCGACGACCTCGCCCCGGGCGTGCTGAAGATGGTCAAGGTGTTCCTGGCGGTGAAGCGCCGCATCCAGCCCGGCGACAAGATGGCCGGTCGCCACGGCAACAAGGGTGTCGTGTCGATGATCCAGCCGATCGAGGACATGCCGTACATGGCCAACGGCGAGACCGTGGACATCGTGCTGAACCCGCTGGGCGTGCCGTCGCGTATGAACATCGGCCAGGTGCTGGAAGTGCACCTGGGCTGGGCCGCCAAGGGCCTGGGTCGCAAGATCCAGAACATGCTCGAGGCCCAGGCCAAGGTCGCCGACCTGCGCAAGTTCCTGGCGCAGATCTACAACCACGACCAGAAGCTGGGCGAGGACCGCGTGGATCTGGACCAGTTCAGCGACGCGGAGCTGCTGGCGCTGTCGAAGAACCTGACCGACGGCGTGCCGATGGCCACCCCGGTGTTCGACGGTGCCACTGAGGCCGAGATCAAGCACATGCTCGAACTCGCCGACCTGCCGATCAGCGGCCAGACCCAGCTGTACGACGGCCGCACCGGCGAGGCGTTCGATCGCCACACCACGGTCGGCTACATGCACATGCTGAAGCTGAACCACCTGGTCGACGACAAGATGCACGCGCGCTCCACCGGCCCGTACTCGCTGGTCACCCAGCAGCCGCTGGGCGGCAAGGCGCAGTTCGGCGGCCAGCGCTTCGGCGAAATGGAAGTCTGGGCGCTGGAAGCCTACGGCGCGGCCTACACCCTGCAGGAAATGCTGACGGTGAAGTCCGACGACGTGCAGGGCCGCAACCAGATGTACAAGAACATCGTCGACGGCGAGCACGAGATGGTCGCCGGCATGCCGGAGTCCTTCAACGTGCTGGTGAAGGAAATCCGCTCGCTGGCGATCAACATGGAACTGGAAGACTGA